A single window of uncultured Methanospirillum sp. DNA harbors:
- a CDS encoding DUF4258 domain-containing protein encodes MDSHPKRTRTLSEVIPDLGSPRITIRRHAFEQMYTRHISEDDIEEIILSGDVIEEYPDDYPLPSYLICGYARVRMLHVVAAFNRDTGDIIVITAYEPDDVHFVSGKTRRQQ; translated from the coding sequence ATGGATAGTCATCCGAAGAGAACCAGGACTTTGTCAGAAGTCATTCCGGATTTAGGTTCTCCTAGGATAACTATTCGCAGGCATGCATTCGAACAGATGTACACCCGGCATATCTCTGAAGACGATATTGAAGAGATCATCCTCTCCGGAGATGTAATTGAGGAGTATCCTGATGATTATCCTTTGCCAAGTTATCTGATCTGTGGGTATGCCCGTGTTCGGATGCTTCATGTTGTCGCTGCTTTTAACAGGGATACTGGTGATATCATAGTTATTACCGCATACGAACCTGATGACGTTCACTTTGTTTCAGGAAAAACCAGGAGGCAACAATGA
- a CDS encoding type II toxin-antitoxin system MqsA family antitoxin, which translates to MKCVMCKRGETKPGVTSVLLTRDDFTLVMRDVPAEICEICGEDYIDGDVAKRLYHMAEEIQHQGTLIDVRKYQTSPDVSCPAEG; encoded by the coding sequence ATGAAATGTGTTATGTGTAAGCGGGGAGAGACAAAGCCCGGGGTTACGTCAGTTCTTCTCACCCGCGATGATTTTACACTGGTTATGCGTGATGTACCGGCAGAGATCTGTGAGATCTGCGGTGAGGATTATATTGATGGAGACGTTGCCAAGCGGCTTTATCATATGGCTGAAGAGATACAACATCAGGGAACACTCATTGATGTGAGAAAGTATCAGACATCTCCAGATGTTTCCTGTCCGGCTGAGGGATAA